CTTCTCACATTACTGCGAGGCTGCACAGAACTTGTGCTTTTGGATGCAAGGGATTGCTCTGGTTTTGACGAAGGTGATGTTGAAATATCAGTGCTTGCTTCTCATATTGGTAAGTTCAGCTGTGAGGGTTCTAAGTGTGTTGATGACCCTCTTATGTGGTTGCGTACTCACATAAGCATTTAGACATTAATGTGAGTGTTTGCTTttcaagcaaagcaaagcatagTCTTAGCTTAGGCCACTTCTCTGTTAATGGAGTTCGATATTTTAAACCCCCTTTCCGTGACAACGAAGTGATTAACGGTTTAGAATTGTTTCCATCAGAAAGTGACAGTTGAGAATTCTAAATCTGGTGAGATTAAATTCAGCTTGTTGGTATGTTTGGAGGGTTTATGTAATAGGATCCAGACTTGACCTTTGGGTTGTGGAATTGTCTAATGTAGTAGATATTATTGTCTGATGGTCTCTTCTTTTATCTTAGTTTGAATAGTGTAGCCAAAATTGTATTAAAAGCATATGATTTTAGATATAATTCCAACTCTTTTAAAATTGAGAGTTCTTGTGTAAAATGACTCCCCCACAAAAGGGATTGGACTTAATTCCAACTCTTTTAAGCACGTTTATCAAACAGTCCGTGTCTAACTCCTCCAGTGACCCGTCTTTGTTCATCCTCATCATCGGTCTACAAGAAATGCAAACACTTGAAACAAAGTTATATCACGTCGTCAACTTTGCTTTACTTCatgttatttcaattttgacaATTATCTAGTTTTGGTAATTAAGTCCAATGACCTAACActgtgaagaaaaataaacggAATGCTCACGTTTTAGACCAACTGCAAGCGTTTTTATTAGagataactgaaatctcacgTGTCGTAGTTGCATATTGCCACGtcaaatttcatttattaatTTGACAGAAATTTCAACTTAAACATGATTTAACACtaaagaaaacaacattaGAATAGGACATCAATATAAAACCCAAATGGAAATTCTTACTCTTTTATGATTGGACAGGTGGCACAACCTTATTGGAGTATAACTGGACAGGGGTTTTCTGACCTGGCATCCCCGGAAAGTTTGATAAGGAGTCATATACTTGAAGTCGTACGGGTCCTTTCTCTGCTGTTCGTTGCAGAAGAAACTCAAGCACTCAACTCAATCAAAAGGTTTGTTTACTCTTTCTTGGAAAGAATTTTCTTAATTGATGATTCTACTTGTCTTGCTCTAGGTTTGGTTCTGGGTCTTTTGATTTCCACATAAAAAcccatttcaatttcaatcgctttcatttcttcttgattttgtgattttgtttttcttctgctGGGACTATAAGAGGAAGATTTTCGTTCTGTGTCCCCAACCACTCCAATGGCGAATCCCGACCTGCCCCAACCCAAGAAGCTTCGTCAGGtatgaattatatatttcttttaacaCTCTACTCGAGTAATAATCAGTTGTGcccatattaaaatattcaaggTTTAATCTTTGTTTCATGATTAAAGTTACTGGATTGCTGAAATTATTGGTTTCAGTTCGTGGTGGGTTTGAGATTTcaagaatgaaaatgaataTAATGATTACTTTGAATCTAATTTGATTGGATTTGTTGAATTTCGTTGTAGGTCTTTGTTATGCATTGTGTTTATGTGTTATATTTTAGCATATCTACAACTACAACTATATTTCTGGATTTTCGATTCTTGTAGACGGTTCAATTTCAACCAAGATGGGAAGACCTAAACGTGGACTGTTTGGCAAATGTGTTTGGAAGAGTTGGTATCACTGCATTGCTCTTGAGTGTCCCTTTCGTGTGTAAGTCTTGGTACAGAGCAAGCCTCGACTCTGCATGTTGGCAACGTCTCATTTTAACTGATGTTGATACTGAGATTGACCTTGGAAATGAGGGATTTTGGAATTCTGACAATGAAATTGAAGCTGTGGTTGACAGAAGACTAGAGCTTTTCCGTTTCGATACCTTGATGAGCAAATTTGTATGGGGATATCAAATTGATCATAATTGCTTTTCTGAGACTCAATTCATAATGTTTGTAGTGAATCGTAGCAGAGGACAGGCTACTTTCCTCAGGCTGCCTCCACTCTGTCAAATTGCATTATTGAATCGTGTTGCAGATGTGTAAGTTTCCTCAATCAAAACTATCATTGTGTTCCTATCTCTATAGATTGAGAGAAGTAGACTCTTTGGTTAAGCTTTATTTTCTGTGATATGTGTTTTAACATCTAAAAGTACAACagttaatttgttgtatttgtTGTGAGTTATGTGCAATAAATTTGTGGTTCAACtttctctttaaataatttattatttttttctttcttctccagGGTTCCCAGCTTATAAGTAttgtatttatgttttaacGTTGTTTATGCCTGAGTCATTTTCAGCTTTGTGTTTTAACCTTTTGGATCCACGTCTGCTCTCTTGTTCTTCTGTCTCATCACCTTCTTCCCTAAATCTCTCTAGATTTCTAAGTTCTCTAAACTGGTGCTACATCAAGTTTGTACTCACCCCAAAGACGAGTCATGGTAACTTTTGTTTGCAGGTGTCATGGACTGAAGGGTTTGTCTTTGCACCGCTGTTCACTGATCTATTCATCAAGCATTATCCCAGAGCTGATTGGAAAGTGTAAACATTTGGAGCTGTTGTCATTGAGGGGAGGCAGTAATAATTTGAAGGAACTCCTTTTACAGATCAGCATTCACTGTAAGAATTTCTGTCGTTTACTTGTGTTGAATGCTGTAATTGGTAGAGAAGATGCATTGGCAATTGTTAACTTGGTTCCTAATATTAAGTACTTGAGCTTGAGGAAGTCATACATACATCGGGATAATCTTGTCACATTATTCCGGTGCTGCAAAGAACTTATGCTTTTGGATGCTAGGGATTGCTCTGGTTTTGATGGCAGTGATGTTGAAATATTAGCGCTTGCTTCTCGAATTGATAAGTTCAGCTGTGAGGGTTCTAGAAATGGTGACTGGAAATCATGACGCTCTTTCTTGGGAATGTGTTTGGAAGAGTTGGTATGACGTCATTGCCGTTGAATGTTCCTTTCGTGTGCAAGTCTTGGTACAGTACAGAGCAAGCCTAAACTCTGCATGCTGGCAACATCTCGTTTTCCCTGAGGTTGATACTGAGATTGACATTGACACTCATGCTTTGGGGGTCTGAAGATGAATCTAAGGCTTAGATTGACAGGGGAACTGATCGTTGCTGTTTTGAAACCTTTATGAATAGATTTGTATGTGAATATCGAATCTATGATAGTTGTTTTTCTGGCACTCAATGTGTAAAGTTTGTAGTCAATCGTATCAGAGGACATGCCACTTTCTCAGGCTACCTGGAGTATGTACAGAAGAAGCATCAATGTTTGAGAGTAAGTATCATGGTCACCGGGTGAAGTTATTTTTGGTATTGATAAGTCTTGATGAGTATTTAATTAACTGCAGTTTCAAAACTGAGATGGAACTACAGAACTTTCCATGCCATGTCCAAATTTTCACTGATGACAGATTACTACAGAACATAAGTCACACGTGGTCAACATCTACTGCAAGATTGTTTGTGGTTTACACGTGTTCAATGCTTGTATTGTATTAATAAAGAGAAGGCATTGGCAATTGTCAACCTGGTTCCGTTGTTTATTATCAtcctaattttttgttaattttgagGTGTGTTTTGTACTCGGTTTGATTCACGTAGGAGACAATCTTGAGGTGTGTTTTGCAATCAGCGTTAGTCtcataaaattatttgtgATACGATACTTCCCTCATTACCCATAGGGAGAAACTCCTCATTGCTTTCTATTATGGTGTAACCACATCTTTTTGTTCCACTGTCAAAAGGTAGATTTTCCCTTCACTTTTAGTATTATCAAGGGTTTCAACAagaatgataaaaataaataaaataaaagttggcATAAAATTGCTAATAAATCTGGCGTAAGTTATAACAAAAGGCCTATCATCAATTTGGTGCAGTTAtgttggggaaaaaaaaaaaaaaaattggtgcAGCTACGGATTTCCGAGCATTACCACTCAACCTTTATTATTGTTAATTGAACCCATTGCTTTTTATCAAAAAGCCAAAAACCCATAGCTTTCATCTCTTACGAAACTCACATCTCTATAGCTTTCACTTTTATTTGCCTCAactcacttttctttttcttttcttcttttttaaatttctttcctCAGTCAAAATTTTGTGTCTTTGTGACCCCTCGCAACTTTAACCTAAATAATTCCCCTACAACCAAATTTGTTATAGACAACATTGATatggaggttttttttttctttttttttgggaaaagcGATATAGGATCAAGTAAATTTTGAGTTGTAGAGACTGTAAACTCCCTACCAAGCGTATCTTTTTGTCACTTGAAGGAATAATGCActttttgataattaaaaaaaattaaaaagaggaCACATGTCACTTTATTATTGGGACTTGAGTCACAATATTAGGTAAATGCATACTTCCTTATCATGGGCAAGGAGAGAAGCATTGTTCATTTAAAAGGgtcttttctttcaatttgtCCCTTTAGCAagtgattattattattattattattattattatttaatgaTTCAAAGAACATTAGTAAGTATAAACTTTAGATTTCTCTCTACTAATTACTTAGACTATCTGTAAAATTTCACTTGCAATGTTGTGATTTATTTCATTGCAATAGATGCAATTGTAGTAGAGGGTGCAATGTGATGAACCCTTTATTACAATTGCAATAGGCCAACCATGAGACCCACGTGccaataaaaaatagaaaaaaaatacaacaattaatGCATTATATCGTTAATGCATTGCATTAGGCTAACCATGAGACCCACATCTCTATTGAATTGCATTAAACCTTTCTTTGcctatattttttaaagaaaacaatccaaatatataagtttcgcatgagattaaattttttttgtctcaaatatattcaaaattggtctctttttaaagatttttttgaaaatatttcaatacaatttgttattaaatttatccatttcattttatttgagtatgaacaaatatatatatatatatatgtaagaAGATACAACTACTGTTATGAAGCTATTGAAATATACCATTGCAAGTAAAAATATAGTTCAATTCAATAGATGTCAAAATAGTTCAATTGATTGAACTATTAAAGAACCATTGTGGATGTACTTAGGGTCAAAGCAATCTCTCGTTTTTCCGGacattgaaaaaagaaaagggcacaaaaaaaaaagaaggagaaaaatgaTCGAGTCTAGCTCTCCCTCATCGGAAAAAACTTGTAAGAAACGGGGATAACATTGTTTTGCTATCTCTGGCCAATCACATACTGccacataaaaaaattatcatgtGTGACATGCTGTGATTGGCTAGGAATAACAAAATAGTGCTATTTCTGTTTCATATAAGTGTTTGTCCTCTTTCATTAAGAAAAAGTTCATatcctcaatagaaggggattgtgtgtgtgtgtatatatatatatatatatatatatatatatatataagggaccctcaaataagtttatttgagggacacccgtGTAGGGTCCACCATACATTGTATTCCATTAATCCAACTAGGGGTGGGCAATTAGACCGATAACCCGAGAAATtcggtttttttatatagatattttagtttatttccaattttaaatttggacCAAACCGGTGATTCGGTTTGCGGTTTGAAGTTTTCACAATGACCGGTTTACCTGAACCAGACCGGTCACTGTTCACCAGCTAATATTGCAAAAATATTTGCAAATGGTGGTTTCGAACCCCTTCCCCCTTTGTTGCTGGGTATTCCAACCTTATAataccccaaaaaattcaaggtggattttcatattttaatgaaaaataatattatggtGGAGAATGATTATGGGTATTTTATCAAGTGATTTTGGATGGAGATTTTAATCATGAATTTATTCTCTTCTTGTTTGGGCCAAAACTCTGCACACCAGCCCATTTTTGACAAGAGGCCCATGAACAAAACATTTAGCAGTTTATCTACAGGAATTAGAAGTAAAAAACCAAGATACTAAAAAGCCTAGACCTTTTAACAGATTACAAATATAGCCATGatatgaagagaaaaaaaataccattATTGGCAATTAAAAAATTGACACACACAGCTTTGGATAAAAGCCTAGCTTCTGAAAAAGTCACACCATTTGATctataccccaaaaaaggcAAGTCAGCAGATCTTTTTCTCAAAAGAGCCCCTACGTGACTTTCTAACTTTGAAAA
The window above is part of the Prunus dulcis chromosome 1, ALMONDv2, whole genome shotgun sequence genome. Proteins encoded here:
- the LOC117637334 gene encoding F-box protein FBW2-like isoform X3, yielding MANPDLPQPKKLRQTVQFQPRWEDLNVDCLANVFGRVGITALLLSVPFVCKSWYRASLDSACWQRLILTDVDTEIDLGNEGFWNSDNEIEAVVDRRLELFRFDTLMSKFVWGYQIDHNCFSETQFIMFVVNRSRGQATFLRLPPLCQIALLNRVADVCHGLKGLSLHRCSLIYSSSIIPELIGKCKHLELLSLRGGSNNLKELLLQISIHCKNFCRLLVLNAVIGREDALAIVNLVPNIKYLSLRKSYIHRDNLVTLFRCCKELMLLDARDCSGFDGSDVEILALASRIDKFSCEGSRNGDWKS